From Candidatus Poribacteria bacterium, one genomic window encodes:
- a CDS encoding thiamine pyrophosphokinase: MKAALIFLNGYYDTRYHDFYRQEIEVAVENGFPLICADGGIRIFDELNRDTDRSLIPDVLIGDMDSIPHRGSKPLTQAKQIVQEWVGKTDKDYTDGQLAVDYALEQFNCRHIIIYGGLPRPTEYETDQFLGNLNLMRFGHYRVSAGEPYITEIRDPRQTIHYVLSAVHLTRKNNGLQRVSLIAESPNVIVEKSENLRWDLGSLHIHPDLTNALRNEFVEGAESATIQLTDGSAPVYVIHNW; this comes from the coding sequence ATGAAAGCAGCACTTATTTTCCTCAACGGCTACTACGACACACGGTACCACGACTTTTACCGTCAAGAGATCGAAGTCGCGGTAGAAAACGGGTTCCCGCTAATCTGTGCTGATGGAGGCATCCGTATATTTGATGAACTCAATCGGGATACGGATAGATCGCTTATCCCTGATGTCCTTATAGGTGATATGGATTCGATCCCACATCGGGGTTCCAAACCGCTCACACAGGCAAAGCAGATCGTTCAGGAATGGGTAGGAAAAACGGACAAAGATTACACCGATGGACAACTCGCCGTAGACTACGCCTTAGAACAGTTCAACTGCCGACATATCATCATCTATGGCGGTTTACCGCGTCCAACAGAATATGAAACAGATCAGTTCCTTGGGAATCTCAACCTGATGCGTTTTGGGCATTATCGTGTGTCTGCGGGTGAACCTTACATAACCGAGATACGGGATCCGAGACAAACAATCCACTATGTGCTATCAGCAGTGCATTTAACCCGAAAAAACAACGGACTGCAACGCGTTTCTCTCATTGCGGAATCTCCCAACGTCATCGTCGAAAAAAGCGAAAATCTACGTTGGGACTTGGGATCGCTACACATCCACCCCGATTTAACAAACGCTCTTCGCAACGAGTTCGTAGAAGGCGCGGAATCGGCAACCATCCAATTGACTGACGGATCTGCTCCCGTCTACGTAATTCACAACTGGTAG
- a CDS encoding DUF2156 domain-containing protein, whose protein sequence is MRLQPLTLNDKPLFDEYARQMGTRLSNYTFAPLYVWKEHFQFYWVLLAEHLCIFAKQAEDYFMPILPMPCDPENDTYRNVIRMAYQFMLESNRNPHIARIENVPQELRTFFEKDGFRATLKETEYLYETRTLGELRGNRFKSKRNAYNAFIERYPSAEFRPYCTADSEACFGLYDAWHAERAATCDDAIYCAMLEDSRSAHRIAIADAETLGLLGRVVRIDEEIRGYTFGHPLNADTFCVLFEITELGIKGLAQFIYRELCKELMGTYRWINAMDDSGLENLKRVKRSYYPSQLLPSYNIVIKT, encoded by the coding sequence ATGCGACTTCAACCGCTCACCCTTAATGACAAGCCACTTTTTGACGAATATGCGCGTCAGATGGGAACGCGTCTTTCCAACTACACCTTCGCACCGCTCTACGTGTGGAAAGAGCATTTTCAGTTTTATTGGGTACTGCTCGCGGAACATCTATGTATCTTCGCAAAACAGGCTGAAGACTATTTCATGCCGATTCTACCGATGCCGTGCGATCCTGAAAACGACACCTACCGAAATGTTATTCGCATGGCATATCAATTTATGTTAGAATCAAATCGGAATCCACACATCGCCAGAATCGAAAATGTTCCACAGGAGCTGCGGACTTTTTTTGAAAAGGACGGATTCCGCGCTACCTTGAAGGAGACGGAATACCTCTATGAGACACGGACACTCGGTGAGTTGCGCGGCAATCGCTTCAAGAGCAAGCGCAACGCCTATAACGCCTTTATCGAGCGGTATCCGTCGGCAGAATTTAGACCCTACTGCACCGCCGACAGCGAGGCGTGCTTCGGACTCTATGACGCGTGGCATGCCGAACGCGCAGCAACATGTGACGACGCAATCTATTGTGCGATGCTTGAGGATTCCCGATCGGCGCACCGAATCGCAATTGCGGATGCGGAGACACTCGGACTTCTCGGCAGGGTTGTCCGTATTGATGAGGAAATCAGAGGCTACACCTTCGGGCATCCACTGAACGCGGACACATTCTGTGTGCTATTTGAGATTACAGAACTTGGAATAAAAGGACTCGCGCAGTTCATCTACCGCGAGTTGTGTAAGGAATTGATGGGGACCTACAGATGGATAAACGCAATGGACGATTCAGGATTAGAGAACCTAAAACGTGTCAAACGCTCCTACTATCCGAGCCAACTGCTTCCGTCATACAATATTGTTATAAAAACGTGA
- a CDS encoding YkgJ family cysteine cluster protein: protein MDTPNPENTTLYQIIPSDVCFSCDVCCRFLEAASPLAPIFTAIETENAIAHGADPELFRPQADGKSAQIQLKPHNDFYICPFFEPETSHCTIYPIRPLDCQLYPFALMLSEDGNDVVLGVDTLCPFGEAHLETEAFQQHIRHVIDYVESESVRAQIIDNWCLIGDYQDTVKIVHTLSRSDLLIAMKS, encoded by the coding sequence ATGGATACACCTAACCCAGAGAACACTACCCTCTACCAAATTATCCCCAGCGACGTTTGTTTTTCGTGTGATGTCTGTTGCCGTTTTTTAGAAGCAGCTAGTCCGCTCGCGCCTATCTTCACAGCGATAGAGACAGAAAACGCAATTGCACACGGTGCCGATCCTGAACTGTTCCGTCCACAGGCAGACGGAAAAAGCGCACAGATCCAACTAAAACCGCACAACGATTTCTATATTTGTCCGTTTTTTGAACCAGAGACGAGTCACTGCACCATCTATCCGATACGTCCGCTTGACTGCCAACTCTATCCGTTCGCACTGATGCTCAGCGAGGATGGTAACGATGTTGTGCTTGGCGTAGATACTCTCTGCCCATTTGGTGAGGCACACCTTGAAACGGAAGCCTTTCAGCAACATATCCGCCACGTTATCGATTACGTCGAATCCGAATCGGTCAGAGCGCAGATAATCGACAACTGGTGCTTAATCGGTGATTACCAAGACACCGTAAAAATTGTCCATACGCTGAGTAGAAGCGATCTCCTAATCGCAATGAAAAGCTGA
- a CDS encoding DegT/DnrJ/EryC1/StrS aminotransferase family protein — protein MAKNPFIPFSRPWIDDTEIEAVSQVLASKWISTGNRVREFERAFAEYLGVKHAIAVSSCTHALHLSLVVAEIGSRDEVITTPYTFTATAEAIRYVGAKPVFVDINPDTLNIDITKIEQAITRRTKAIMPVHFAGLPCDMDALLDICCNHNLVLIDDAAHAIPTEYKGQHIGSIGDLSAFSFYANKNLTTGEGGMITTNNDAFAKPLRTMRLHGIDKDAWARQSQRDIWRYDIATEGYKYNMTDIQAAMGLCQLMKLNKQHERRRDLAQIYQKELANLPNVRTPVAPENLNEHSWHLYIIQLPPGERDGFIRALSEANIECSVHYIPLHLFEFYQEQYGYRVGDFPCAEAAFERVVSLPLHPGLTEVEIQIVIDEIGKILGS, from the coding sequence ATGGCAAAAAACCCTTTTATACCCTTTAGTCGTCCGTGGATTGATGACACCGAAATCGAAGCCGTTAGCCAAGTGCTCGCCTCTAAATGGATTAGCACAGGGAACAGAGTGCGCGAATTTGAACGTGCCTTCGCCGAGTACCTCGGTGTTAAACACGCCATTGCTGTCAGCTCCTGCACCCACGCGCTGCATCTAAGTCTTGTTGTCGCCGAAATCGGTAGTAGGGATGAGGTTATCACGACCCCTTACACTTTCACCGCCACTGCTGAGGCGATCCGATATGTCGGAGCAAAACCGGTCTTTGTAGACATCAATCCTGATACGTTGAACATCGACATAACCAAAATTGAACAGGCGATAACCCGACGCACGAAGGCAATAATGCCTGTCCATTTTGCGGGTCTCCCGTGTGACATGGATGCGTTATTGGACATCTGCTGCAACCATAACCTTGTCCTTATTGATGATGCTGCCCACGCCATCCCGACTGAATACAAAGGGCAACACATCGGCAGTATCGGTGATCTGTCAGCATTTAGTTTCTATGCGAATAAAAATCTGACAACAGGGGAAGGTGGTATGATTACTACCAACAACGATGCCTTCGCCAAACCGCTCCGCACGATGCGACTCCACGGCATCGATAAGGACGCTTGGGCGCGCCAGTCACAGCGCGATATCTGGCGTTATGACATCGCTACTGAAGGTTATAAATACAACATGACCGATATTCAAGCAGCAATGGGGTTGTGCCAACTCATGAAACTCAACAAACAGCATGAACGCCGTCGAGATCTCGCGCAGATTTATCAAAAGGAACTCGCGAATCTTCCGAACGTCAGGACACCAGTAGCACCGGAGAATCTCAACGAGCATTCGTGGCATCTCTACATTATCCAACTCCCACCCGGTGAACGTGACGGATTTATCAGAGCCTTGAGCGAGGCAAACATCGAATGCAGTGTCCACTACATCCCGTTACACCTCTTCGAGTTTTATCAGGAGCAATACGGCTACCGTGTCGGCGATTTCCCGTGTGCTGAGGCGGCATTTGAACGCGTCGTGAGTCTACCGCTCCATCCTGGTTTAACCGAAGTGGAGATTCAGATTGTAATTGATGAAATAGGAAAGATTTTGGGTTCATAA
- the aroQ gene encoding type II 3-dehydroquinate dehydratase produces MNILVLHGPNLHLLGKRQPEIYGHQTLSDINVMLDRQAAASPHAITLKIFQSNHEGELISIIGDHIDWADGILINPAAYTHTSVAIRDALSTVALPVIEIHLSNIYAREEFRHHSYISAIAVGVIGGFGTYSYTLALEAMIQILQQTMEK; encoded by the coding sequence ATGAACATTCTCGTCCTCCACGGACCGAATCTACACCTTTTAGGGAAACGCCAACCAGAGATTTATGGACACCAAACATTATCAGATATTAACGTTATGCTTGATCGTCAAGCAGCCGCATCACCGCACGCGATTACGCTCAAAATTTTTCAATCCAATCACGAAGGCGAACTCATCTCAATCATCGGAGACCACATCGACTGGGCAGACGGTATCCTGATTAACCCCGCTGCTTACACACATACCAGCGTCGCCATCCGAGACGCACTCTCTACGGTTGCACTTCCCGTCATAGAGATTCACCTTTCTAACATCTATGCCCGTGAAGAATTTCGGCATCATTCCTATATCTCGGCGATCGCTGTCGGTGTCATCGGCGGTTTCGGCACGTATAGTTACACCCTTGCTCTTGAAGCAATGATCCAAATTTTGCAACAAACTATGGAAAAATAA
- a CDS encoding Gfo/Idh/MocA family oxidoreductase gives MRKAKIASVGCGWVAKRWHLPTIAELTKRGDLDYVAVCDVDADTAREAGEAYGLPYYTNVEEMLEKHGDIDVVDISTGDYTHHPIAKIVAEHKMHPIVEKPMAPTLACCDVIIDSCRENGVHFEVAENYFRMPGDRIIIKLIQEGVLGDIMRVHFVEPFGRRPFVHGAGKPRGIESPISTFTSHSGVCIDMGVHRMSQIRFYAQSEPKRITGITKQFAPGPNSVYEDWGHALIEFESGAVGVYETSQVGEETIKYRQIMGTKGVITDADFWTSDFPLRVIDNGEMKEIPIETERHHIEGVDVLSRIVVHTDPQIVYENPFRTYPIDDWNVGTAEEIMTTARAALTGEPPEYGIGGRKDVEMCIGLYESSRLGMMPIDLPITETTGYEQMVHDEFREKFGHAIDA, from the coding sequence ATGCGGAAAGCCAAGATTGCATCCGTAGGTTGTGGTTGGGTCGCGAAACGTTGGCATCTACCGACAATCGCCGAATTGACGAAAAGAGGGGATCTGGATTACGTAGCGGTATGTGACGTAGACGCGGATACGGCTCGCGAAGCGGGTGAAGCGTATGGTCTCCCGTACTACACAAATGTCGAAGAGATGCTGGAGAAACACGGTGACATCGACGTTGTAGACATTAGCACCGGCGATTATACACATCATCCGATCGCGAAAATCGTCGCTGAACACAAGATGCACCCGATCGTCGAAAAACCGATGGCACCTACCCTCGCCTGTTGTGATGTAATCATAGACAGTTGCAGAGAAAACGGCGTCCATTTTGAGGTCGCTGAAAACTACTTTCGGATGCCGGGGGATCGAATCATCATAAAACTCATTCAGGAAGGTGTGCTTGGTGATATTATGCGAGTGCACTTTGTTGAACCCTTCGGACGTAGGCCGTTTGTTCATGGAGCAGGAAAGCCGCGCGGTATCGAGTCCCCTATATCGACATTTACTTCCCACTCCGGTGTTTGCATTGACATGGGTGTTCATCGGATGTCTCAGATTCGGTTTTATGCCCAAAGCGAACCGAAGAGAATTACTGGAATTACCAAGCAATTCGCTCCCGGACCCAACAGCGTTTACGAAGATTGGGGGCACGCGCTTATCGAATTTGAAAGCGGTGCTGTCGGTGTCTATGAGACCTCCCAAGTCGGAGAGGAAACAATTAAGTACAGGCAGATTATGGGAACGAAGGGCGTGATAACAGATGCCGATTTCTGGACTTCCGATTTCCCACTGCGGGTTATCGACAACGGTGAAATGAAAGAAATTCCGATTGAAACGGAACGGCATCACATCGAGGGCGTAGATGTTCTCTCCAGAATTGTCGTGCATACCGACCCACAGATTGTCTATGAAAATCCTTTCAGAACATACCCAATCGACGATTGGAATGTCGGAACCGCGGAAGAGATTATGACAACAGCGAGGGCAGCACTCACAGGAGAGCCACCGGAATACGGCATCGGCGGTCGGAAAGATGTCGAGATGTGTATCGGTCTATACGAATCATCACGTTTGGGGATGATGCCTATCGACCTCCCGATAACGGAAACGACGGGTTATGAGCAGATGGTTCACGATGAATTCCGTGAGAAATTCGGACACGCCATTGATGCGTAA